A genomic stretch from Pieris brassicae chromosome 9, ilPieBrab1.1, whole genome shotgun sequence includes:
- the LOC123714161 gene encoding maltase A1-like, which produces MRLLLILIIAEVSAVDLEWWKSALIYQIYPKSFKDSNGDGTGDLNGITEKLPYLQETGIDAIWLSPIFLSPMYDAGYDISDYRQIAPEFGTMEDFETLLAKAKGLGLRVLLDLVPNHTSNESEWFIRSKKGDPEFSDYYVWADGINTCTVGETQPPSNWLSHFRKSAWEYSVERGQFYLHQFVIGQPDLNYRNKKVQEEMKDVLRFWLDRGISGYRIDAVNMIYEADPKNFCGRYPDEPRSGDPNAVEDDYNYLKHIYTKDQDETYSVIYDWREVLDEYTIKDQEYKIMITEAYTDLEHLMRYYGDGKRNGSIPFNFSLLENIRKDSDAVAIKRIIDQWMENMPVGRTANWVNGNHDQSRLATRVGVDRVDAMNMLTLLLPGVAFTYQGEELGMTDGFITWEETQDPQACNTDDPINYWKNSRDPSRTPYHWDDSPNAGFSTTDGKTWLPVADNYKDVNLDAQLKANKSHYQFYKDVVTIRKKDAVRKGALDIRSLSNSTLVVARMLPDNPAIVGVINLSDDTENTDLSEFEWLPTYLIVVASGVDCEGSALENGAIIRKEKVIMTGKCALLLQSLCVTTKDCCENNK; this is translated from the exons ATGAGGTTGCTTTTGATTTTAATCATAGCCGAAGTGTCGGCTGTGGATCTTGAGTGGTGGAAATCAGCTCTGATCTATCAGATCTATCCAAAGTCTTTTAAGGACAGCAATGGAGATGGAACTGGTGATCTAAATG GTATAACAGAAAAATTGCCGTATCTCCAAGAAACTGGTATTGACGCAATATGGCTGTCACCAATCTTCCTATCCCCAATGTATGATGCTGGTTATGATATCTCTGACTACAGACAGATTGCACCAGAGTTCGGAACTATGGAGGACTTTGAGACACTGCTTGCAAAGGCTAAAGGATTAG GACTCCGTGTACTCCTAGACCTTGTACCAAATCATACGAGCAATGAGAGCGAGTGGTTCATACGCTCTAAAAAGGGAGACCCTGAGTTTTCGGACTATTATGTTTGGGCTGATGGCATTAATACCTGCACAGTGGGCGAAACTCAGCCTCCCAGTAATTGG cTCAGTCATTTTCGTAAAAGTGCATGGGAATACAGCGTCGAGCGAGGACAGTTCTACTTACACCAATTTGTGATAGGACAACCTGATCTGAACtacagaaataaaaaggttCAGGAAGAAATGAAG GATGTCCTTAGGTTTTGGCTTGACAGAGGTATATCAGGATACCGAATTGATGCTGTTAACATGATATACGAAGCCGACCCCAAAAACTTTTGCGGACGATATCCCGATGAACCAAGATCtg GAGATCCAAACGCCGTCGAAGATGACTATAATTATCTTAAACACATATACACAAAGGATCAAGACGAGACATACTCAGTTATATACGATTGGCGAGAAGTACTCGACGAATACACGATAAAGGATCAGGAATATAAAATCATGATAACCGAAGCCTACACAGACTTAGAACATCTAATGAGATATTATGGGGACGGAAAAAGGAACGGTTCTATTCCTTTCAACTTTTCTCTTTTGGAGAATATTCGTAAGGATTCTGATGCGGTAGCTATTAAACGAATTATTGATCAATGGATGGAGAACATGCCGGTGGGAAGGACTGCTAACTGGGTG aatggAAACCATGATCAAAGTAGATTAGCCACTCGTGTAGGAGTTGACAGAGTAGACGCAATGAATATGCTGACACTGCTACTTCCCGGGGTTGCATTTACTTATCAG GGAGAAGAATTAGGGATGACAGATGGTTTTATAACATGGGAAGAAACACAGGATCCACAAGCATGCAATACTGACGATCCTATCAACTACTGGAAAAATTCACGTGATCCAAGCAGAACTCCATACCACTGGGACGACAGTCCCAATGCTGGGTTTTCTACTACAGATGGTAAAACATGGTTGCCCGTTGCTGACAATTATAAAGATGTGAATTTAGATGCACAGCTGAAGGCAAATAAAAGTCATTATCAG ttCTATAAAGACGTGGTGACCATTAGAAAGAAAGATGCAGTACGCAAAGGGGCTTTAGATATCAGAAGTTTGTCAAATTCAACTCTAGTTGTGGCCAG AATGCTTCCGGATAACCCAGCAATCGTTGGTGTAATTAATTTGTCAGATGACACAGAGAATACTGACTTATCAGAGTTTGAATGGCTACCAACATATTTGATTGTCGTAGCCTCCGGAGTGGATTGTGAGGGCAGTGCCTTAGAAAATGG cGCAATTATTCGCAAAGAAAAAGTTATTATGACTGGCAAATGTGCTTTACTTCTACAAAGTTTGTGTGTCACAACGAAGGACTGCtgcgaaaataataaataa
- the LOC123714164 gene encoding maltase A1-like encodes MRLLLILIIAEVSAVDLEWWKSALIYQIYPKSFKDSNGDGTGDLNGITEKLPYLQETGIDAIWLSPIFLSPMYDAGYDISDYRQIAPEFGTMEDFETLLAKAKGLGLRVLLDLVPNHTSNESEWFIRSKKGDPEFSDYYVWADGINTCTVGETQPPSNWLSHFRKSAWEYSVERGQFYLHQFVIGQPDLNYRNKKVQEEMKDVLRFWLDRGISGYRIDAVNMIYEADPKNFCGRYPDEPRSEDPNAVEDDYNYLKHIYTKDQDETYSVIYDWREVLDEYTIKDQEYKIMITEAYTDLEHLMRYYGDGKRNGSIPFNFSLLENIRKDSDAVAIKRIIDQWMENMPVGRTANWVNGNHDQSRLATRVGVDRVDAMNMLTLLLPGVAFTYQGEELGMTDGFITWEETQDPKACNTDDPINYWKISRDPSRTPYHWDDSPNAGFSTTDGKTWLPVADNYKDVNLDAQMKANKSHYKFYKDVVSIRKKVAVHKGCLDIRALSNSTLVVARMLPDSPAIVGVINLSNDTDITDLSDFEWLPTHLIVVASGVDCEGIALENGAMIHKEKVIITGKCALLLQSLKDCCETNK; translated from the exons ATGAGGTTGCTTTTGATTTTAATCATAGCCGAAGTGTCGGCTGTGGATCTTGAGTGGTGGAAATCAGCTCTGATCTATCAGATCTATCCAAAGTCTTTTAAGGACAGCAATGGAGATGGAACTGGTGATCTAAATG GTATAACAGAAAAATTGCCGTATCTCCAAGAAACTGGTATTGACGCAATATGGCTGTCACCAATCTTCCTATCCCCAATGTATGATGCTGGTTATGATATCTCTGACTACAGACAGATTGCACCAGAGTTCGGAACTATGGAGGACTTTGAGACACTGCTTGCAAAGGCTAAAGGATTAG GACTCCGTGTACTCCTAGACCTTGTACCAAATCATACGAGCAATGAGAGCGAGTGGTTCATACGCTCTAAAAAGGGAGACCCTGAGTTTTCGGACTATTATGTTTGGGCTGATGGCATTAATACCTGCACAGTGGGCGAAACTCAGCCTCCCAGTAATTGG cTCAGTCATTTTCGTAAAAGTGCATGGGAATACAGCGTCGAGCGAGGACAGTTCTACTTACACCAATTTGTGATAGGACAACCTGATCTGAACtacagaaataaaaaggttCAGGAAGAAATGAAG GATGTCCTTAGGTTTTGGCTTGACAGAGGTATATCAGGATACCGAATTGATGCTGTTAACATGATATACGAAGCCGACCCCAAAAACTTTTGCGGACGATATCCCGATGAACCAAGATCtg AAGATCCAAACGCCGTCGAAGATGACTATAATTATCTTAAACACATATACACAAAGGATCAAGACGAGACATACTCAGTTATATACGATTGGCGAGAAGTACTCGACGAATACACGATAAAGGATCAGGAATATAAAATCATGATAACCGAAGCCTACACAGACTTAGAACATCTAATGAGATATTATGGGGATGGAAAAAGGAACGGTTCTATTCCTTTCAACTTTTCTCTTTTGGAGAATATTCGTAAGGATTCTGATGCGGTAGCTATTAAACGAATTATTGATCAATGGATGGAGAACATGCCGGTGGGAAGGACTGCTAACTGGGTG AATGGAAACCATGATCAAAGTAGATTAGCCACTCGTGTAGGAGTTGACAGAGTAGACGCAATGAATATGCTGACACTGCTACTTCCCGGGGTTGCATTTACTTATCAG GGAGAAGAATTAGGGATGACAGATGGTTTTATAACATGGGAAGAAACACAGGATCCAAAAGCATGCAACACTGACGATCCTATCAACTACTGGAAAATTTCACGTGATCCAAGCAGAACTCCATACCACTGGGACGACAGTCCCAATGCTGGGTTTTCTACTACAGATGGTAAAACATGGTTGCCCGTTGCTGACAATTATAAAGATGTGAATTTAGATGCACAGATGAAGGCAAATAAAAGTCATTATAAG TTCTATAAAGATGTGGTGTCCATCAGAAAGAAAGTTGCAGTACACAAAGGGTGTTTAGATATCAGAGCTCTGTCAAATTCTACTCTAGTTGTGGCCAG AATGCTTCCTGATAGCCCAGCAATTGTAggtgtaattaatttatcaaatgaCACAGATATTACTGACTTGTCAGACTTTGAATGGCTACCAACACATTTAATTGTTGTAGCTTCTGGAGTTGACTGTGAGGGGATTGCCTTAGAAAATGG CGCAATGATTCACAAAGAGAAAGTTATTATAACTGGCAAATGTGCTTTACTTCTACAAAGTTTGAAGGACTGTTGTGAAACTAACAAATGA
- the LOC123714166 gene encoding DNA polymerase epsilon subunit 4, which produces MSEEENYTEVDISDIVDDSESYFENQASDLHDSEQNSIQNSEIINSEEPTSTEKKLPQAKTDVVRSTRLPMARIKNIMKMDPDVHIVNAEAVFLVTKATEMFLETIAKETHIYTSHHKRKTIAKKDLDVIINKVDCLCFLEGAMDF; this is translated from the exons atgagtGAAGAGGAAAACTATACTGAAGTGGATATATCAGATATTGTGGATGATTCTGAAAGTTACTTTGAAAATCAAGCTTCTGATTTACATGATTCCGAACAAAACTCGATACAAAATTCAGAAATTATTAACTCTGAAGAACCAACCTCAACGGAGAAAAAATTACCGCAAGCCAAAACTGATGTAGTGCGCAGTACGAGGTTACCAATGgctagaataaaaaatataatgaaaatggATCCTGATGTACATATAGTGAACGCTGAAGCTGTCTTTTTGGTCACTAAAGCAACG gaAATGTTCTTGGAAACAATAGCAAAGGAAACTCATATATACACTTCCCACcacaaaagaaaaacaatagcGAAAAAAGATCTTGATGTCATTATCAATAAAGTTGACTGTTTGTGTTTCCTTGAGGGTGCTATGGACTTCTAA